Proteins encoded by one window of Mastacembelus armatus chromosome 23, fMasArm1.2, whole genome shotgun sequence:
- the tfec gene encoding transcription factor EC isoform X4: protein MPHLADCSYYTMRDATRASNVQSHLDNSKFHLHQTQNQQVKQYLTLGSKLASSAGQGHAVPHPHTPGQPLATMPIMRNGHMPSVSDSSSPNSPVTLLTMANHDSEFPMDEVIDDLISLESGFNDGGLDCMEPNIMQNNVSLSSSMLDVYGVEQGMNAPNGGMSPTSNPTKLTVKREYTEHDTRVMAKERQKKDNHNLIERRRRYNINYRIKELGTLIPKSNDPDMRWNKGTILKASVEYIRWLQKEQQHARELESRQKKLEQANRRLLLRIQELEIQARAHGLPNMTTALGNIELSSHLLKQQQQQQQQQQQQSSPQTQQPQQPPLYQEDPNSDYLQRIAAAAGVSTIPSAGGPQDQITGADSCTTFSDPLSHFTDFFSATLKEEHRLDEILMDDPLSPFGTDPLLSAGSPGAASKDSSRRSSFSSAEGDDL, encoded by the exons ATGCCACACTTAGCTGACTGCAGTTACTACACAATGCGGGACGCAACCAGAGCTTCAAAT GTACAGAGCCATCTGGACAACTCTAAGTTCCACCTCCACCAGACTCAGAATCAACAGGTCAAGCAGTACCTGACACTGGGCTCCAAACTGGCCTCTTCGGCAGGACAGGGCCACGCTGTGCCGCATCCACACACCCCCGGCCAGCCGCTGGCCACCATGCCAATCATGAGGAACGGACATATGCCCAGTGTCAGCGACAGCAGCAGCCCCAACAGCCCTGTTACCCTGCTTACTATGGCCAATCACGACAGCGAG tttccaATGGATGAAGTTATTGATGACCTAATTAGTCTTGAATCCGGTTTCAATGATGGAGGCTTGGATTGCATGGAGCCTAACATAATGCAAAACAAT GTGTCCCTCAGTAGCAGCATGCTGGACGTGTATGGGGTTGAACAAGGTATGAACGCCCCTAATGGTGGAATGAGTCCCACATCTAACCCTACAAAGCTCACTGTAAAAAGGGAATACACAG agcaCGACACAAGGGTGATGGCCAAAGAGCGACAGAAGAAAGACAACCATAATTTGA TTGAAAGAAGACGAAGATACAACATCAACTACAGGATTAAGGAGCTGGGGACTCTCATACCAAAGTCAAACGACCC CGACATGCGCTGGAACAAAGGCACCATCCTGAAGGCCTCAGTGGAGTACATAAGGTGGCTGCAAAAGGAGCAGCAGCATGCTCGAGAGCTGGAGAGTCGACAGAAGAAGCTGGAGCAAGCCAACAgaaggctgctgctgaggatcCAG GAGCTTGAGATTCAGGCACGAGCACATGGCCTCCCAAACATGACTACTGCCTTGGGAAACATTGAACTTTCCTCCCACCTcctcaaacaacaacaacagcaacaacaacagcagcagcagcagtcttctccccagacccagcagccacagcagccaCCACTCTACCAGGAGGACCCCAACAGCGACTACCTCCAGAGAATAGCTGCGGCGGCTGGTGTGTCGACAATTCCCAGCGCCGGCGGGCCGCAAGATCAAATCACCGGTGCAGACAGCTGCACCACGTTCTCTGACCCACTGTCCCACTTCACAGACTTCTTCAGCGCCACGCTCAAGGAGGAGCACCGGCTGGACGAGATCCTGATGGATGACCCGCTCTCGCCGTTTGGCACCGACCCACTCCTGTCAGCTGGCTCACCTGGAGCTGCATCCAAGGACAGCAGTCGCAggagcagcttcagctctgcagAGGGTGACGACCTATAA
- the tfec gene encoding transcription factor EC isoform X5, which produces MSRCCVVKVITLTEIQLLQVQSHLDNSKFHLHQTQNQQVKQYLTLGSKLASSAGQGHAVPHPHTPGQPLATMPIMRNGHMPSVSDSSSPNSPVTLLTMANHDSEFPMDEVIDDLISLESGFNDGGLDCMEPNIMQNNVSLSSSMLDVYGVEQGMNAPNGGMSPTSNPTKLTVKREYTEHDTRVMAKERQKKDNHNLIERRRRYNINYRIKELGTLIPKSNDPDMRWNKGTILKASVEYIRWLQKEQQHARELESRQKKLEQANRRLLLRIQELEIQARAHGLPNMTTALGNIELSSHLLKQQQQQQQQQQQQSSPQTQQPQQPPLYQEDPNSDYLQRIAAAAGVSTIPSAGGPQDQITGADSCTTFSDPLSHFTDFFSATLKEEHRLDEILMDDPLSPFGTDPLLSAGSPGAASKDSSRRSSFSSAEGDDL; this is translated from the exons ATGAGCCGTTGTTGTGTGGTCAAAGTGATCACCTTGACAGAGATCCAGCTTCTACAG GTACAGAGCCATCTGGACAACTCTAAGTTCCACCTCCACCAGACTCAGAATCAACAGGTCAAGCAGTACCTGACACTGGGCTCCAAACTGGCCTCTTCGGCAGGACAGGGCCACGCTGTGCCGCATCCACACACCCCCGGCCAGCCGCTGGCCACCATGCCAATCATGAGGAACGGACATATGCCCAGTGTCAGCGACAGCAGCAGCCCCAACAGCCCTGTTACCCTGCTTACTATGGCCAATCACGACAGCGAG tttccaATGGATGAAGTTATTGATGACCTAATTAGTCTTGAATCCGGTTTCAATGATGGAGGCTTGGATTGCATGGAGCCTAACATAATGCAAAACAAT GTGTCCCTCAGTAGCAGCATGCTGGACGTGTATGGGGTTGAACAAGGTATGAACGCCCCTAATGGTGGAATGAGTCCCACATCTAACCCTACAAAGCTCACTGTAAAAAGGGAATACACAG agcaCGACACAAGGGTGATGGCCAAAGAGCGACAGAAGAAAGACAACCATAATTTGA TTGAAAGAAGACGAAGATACAACATCAACTACAGGATTAAGGAGCTGGGGACTCTCATACCAAAGTCAAACGACCC CGACATGCGCTGGAACAAAGGCACCATCCTGAAGGCCTCAGTGGAGTACATAAGGTGGCTGCAAAAGGAGCAGCAGCATGCTCGAGAGCTGGAGAGTCGACAGAAGAAGCTGGAGCAAGCCAACAgaaggctgctgctgaggatcCAG GAGCTTGAGATTCAGGCACGAGCACATGGCCTCCCAAACATGACTACTGCCTTGGGAAACATTGAACTTTCCTCCCACCTcctcaaacaacaacaacagcaacaacaacagcagcagcagcagtcttctccccagacccagcagccacagcagccaCCACTCTACCAGGAGGACCCCAACAGCGACTACCTCCAGAGAATAGCTGCGGCGGCTGGTGTGTCGACAATTCCCAGCGCCGGCGGGCCGCAAGATCAAATCACCGGTGCAGACAGCTGCACCACGTTCTCTGACCCACTGTCCCACTTCACAGACTTCTTCAGCGCCACGCTCAAGGAGGAGCACCGGCTGGACGAGATCCTGATGGATGACCCGCTCTCGCCGTTTGGCACCGACCCACTCCTGTCAGCTGGCTCACCTGGAGCTGCATCCAAGGACAGCAGTCGCAggagcagcttcagctctgcagAGGGTGACGACCTATAA
- the tfec gene encoding transcription factor EC isoform X7, which translates to MPHLADCSYYTMRDATRASNVQSHLDNSKFHLHQTQNQQVKQYLTLGSKLASSAGQGHAVPHPHTPGQPLATMPIMRNGHMPSVSDSSSPNSPVTLLTMANHDSEFPMDEVIDDLISLESGFNDGGLDCMEPNIMQNNVSLSSSMLDVYGVEQEHDTRVMAKERQKKDNHNLIERRRRYNINYRIKELGTLIPKSNDPDMRWNKGTILKASVEYIRWLQKEQQHARELESRQKKLEQANRRLLLRIQELEIQARAHGLPNMTTALGNIELSSHLLKQQQQQQQQQQQQSSPQTQQPQQPPLYQEDPNSDYLQRIAAAAGVSTIPSAGGPQDQITGADSCTTFSDPLSHFTDFFSATLKEEHRLDEILMDDPLSPFGTDPLLSAGSPGAASKDSSRRSSFSSAEGDDL; encoded by the exons ATGCCACACTTAGCTGACTGCAGTTACTACACAATGCGGGACGCAACCAGAGCTTCAAAT GTACAGAGCCATCTGGACAACTCTAAGTTCCACCTCCACCAGACTCAGAATCAACAGGTCAAGCAGTACCTGACACTGGGCTCCAAACTGGCCTCTTCGGCAGGACAGGGCCACGCTGTGCCGCATCCACACACCCCCGGCCAGCCGCTGGCCACCATGCCAATCATGAGGAACGGACATATGCCCAGTGTCAGCGACAGCAGCAGCCCCAACAGCCCTGTTACCCTGCTTACTATGGCCAATCACGACAGCGAG tttccaATGGATGAAGTTATTGATGACCTAATTAGTCTTGAATCCGGTTTCAATGATGGAGGCTTGGATTGCATGGAGCCTAACATAATGCAAAACAAT GTGTCCCTCAGTAGCAGCATGCTGGACGTGTATGGGGTTGAACAAG agcaCGACACAAGGGTGATGGCCAAAGAGCGACAGAAGAAAGACAACCATAATTTGA TTGAAAGAAGACGAAGATACAACATCAACTACAGGATTAAGGAGCTGGGGACTCTCATACCAAAGTCAAACGACCC CGACATGCGCTGGAACAAAGGCACCATCCTGAAGGCCTCAGTGGAGTACATAAGGTGGCTGCAAAAGGAGCAGCAGCATGCTCGAGAGCTGGAGAGTCGACAGAAGAAGCTGGAGCAAGCCAACAgaaggctgctgctgaggatcCAG GAGCTTGAGATTCAGGCACGAGCACATGGCCTCCCAAACATGACTACTGCCTTGGGAAACATTGAACTTTCCTCCCACCTcctcaaacaacaacaacagcaacaacaacagcagcagcagcagtcttctccccagacccagcagccacagcagccaCCACTCTACCAGGAGGACCCCAACAGCGACTACCTCCAGAGAATAGCTGCGGCGGCTGGTGTGTCGACAATTCCCAGCGCCGGCGGGCCGCAAGATCAAATCACCGGTGCAGACAGCTGCACCACGTTCTCTGACCCACTGTCCCACTTCACAGACTTCTTCAGCGCCACGCTCAAGGAGGAGCACCGGCTGGACGAGATCCTGATGGATGACCCGCTCTCGCCGTTTGGCACCGACCCACTCCTGTCAGCTGGCTCACCTGGAGCTGCATCCAAGGACAGCAGTCGCAggagcagcttcagctctgcagAGGGTGACGACCTATAA
- the tfec gene encoding transcription factor EC isoform X8 gives MPIMRNGHMPSVSDSSSPNSPVTLLTMANHDSEFPMDEVIDDLISLESGFNDGGLDCMEPNIMQNNVSLSSSMLDVYGVEQGMNAPNGGMSPTSNPTKLTVKREYTEHDTRVMAKERQKKDNHNLIERRRRYNINYRIKELGTLIPKSNDPDMRWNKGTILKASVEYIRWLQKEQQHARELESRQKKLEQANRRLLLRIQELEIQARAHGLPNMTTALGNIELSSHLLKQQQQQQQQQQQQSSPQTQQPQQPPLYQEDPNSDYLQRIAAAAGVSTIPSAGGPQDQITGADSCTTFSDPLSHFTDFFSATLKEEHRLDEILMDDPLSPFGTDPLLSAGSPGAASKDSSRRSSFSSAEGDDL, from the exons ATGCCAATCATGAGGAACGGACATATGCCCAGTGTCAGCGACAGCAGCAGCCCCAACAGCCCTGTTACCCTGCTTACTATGGCCAATCACGACAGCGAG tttccaATGGATGAAGTTATTGATGACCTAATTAGTCTTGAATCCGGTTTCAATGATGGAGGCTTGGATTGCATGGAGCCTAACATAATGCAAAACAAT GTGTCCCTCAGTAGCAGCATGCTGGACGTGTATGGGGTTGAACAAGGTATGAACGCCCCTAATGGTGGAATGAGTCCCACATCTAACCCTACAAAGCTCACTGTAAAAAGGGAATACACAG agcaCGACACAAGGGTGATGGCCAAAGAGCGACAGAAGAAAGACAACCATAATTTGA TTGAAAGAAGACGAAGATACAACATCAACTACAGGATTAAGGAGCTGGGGACTCTCATACCAAAGTCAAACGACCC CGACATGCGCTGGAACAAAGGCACCATCCTGAAGGCCTCAGTGGAGTACATAAGGTGGCTGCAAAAGGAGCAGCAGCATGCTCGAGAGCTGGAGAGTCGACAGAAGAAGCTGGAGCAAGCCAACAgaaggctgctgctgaggatcCAG GAGCTTGAGATTCAGGCACGAGCACATGGCCTCCCAAACATGACTACTGCCTTGGGAAACATTGAACTTTCCTCCCACCTcctcaaacaacaacaacagcaacaacaacagcagcagcagcagtcttctccccagacccagcagccacagcagccaCCACTCTACCAGGAGGACCCCAACAGCGACTACCTCCAGAGAATAGCTGCGGCGGCTGGTGTGTCGACAATTCCCAGCGCCGGCGGGCCGCAAGATCAAATCACCGGTGCAGACAGCTGCACCACGTTCTCTGACCCACTGTCCCACTTCACAGACTTCTTCAGCGCCACGCTCAAGGAGGAGCACCGGCTGGACGAGATCCTGATGGATGACCCGCTCTCGCCGTTTGGCACCGACCCACTCCTGTCAGCTGGCTCACCTGGAGCTGCATCCAAGGACAGCAGTCGCAggagcagcttcagctctgcagAGGGTGACGACCTATAA